Proteins encoded by one window of Tunturibacter psychrotolerans:
- a CDS encoding ABC-F family ATP-binding cassette domain-containing protein, translating to MLQLSSAGKRFGQKLLFEDANWLINPDERTGLVGGNGTGKSTLLKIIGGIESLDYGTITRNKGVTLGYLPQDGLALRGRTVFAECLSVFDHLHELERESIELTTTLSEADPKSKQYLAAAERYSDIADQLHVHDIYNLDSQVGAVLGGLGFSKEDWDRNTEEFSGGWQMRIALAKLLLQKPSLLLLDEPTNHLDIESRNWLETYLHDYPNAYILISHDRYFLDVTVNKTVELWNKRMHTYHGNYEKYVVQKDERRTQLMNAYKNQRDRIDALEAFINRFRYQATKAKQVQSRIKELEKIERIEVPEDESTIHFSIPQPPASGRTVLEVTNLKKIYPTPTGGEKLILDDLSFTIERGDRIALVGANGAGKSTLIRLLSRQEEPTAGTIREGHNVLSDFFAQDQYKILDPAAGMLDDISGAAPKVPVVELRSLLGCFMFSGDDVFKKLGVLSGGERNRYAMAKMLVSPSNFLLLDEPTNHLDLRAKDVLLDAIRNFTGTVLFVSHDRYFIDGLATRVFEVEDRRLHIYPGNYEDYLWRKQGGPEKVTEQITNSLTSAPIAPAPIVAAPAPPPDAPANAIKRLNPIKLKQLEDRLRFAEEEIPHLESLIAEAEARLGNFTSAEQSQKDAAELDELRAKRTTLLAEWEELSLTLEEQQTA from the coding sequence ATGCTCCAACTCTCCTCAGCCGGCAAACGCTTCGGCCAAAAACTCCTCTTCGAAGACGCGAACTGGCTCATCAATCCAGACGAGCGCACCGGTCTGGTCGGCGGCAACGGCACCGGCAAGTCCACCCTTCTCAAAATCATCGGCGGCATCGAGTCCCTCGACTACGGCACCATCACCCGCAACAAGGGCGTCACCCTCGGCTATCTCCCGCAGGATGGCCTCGCCCTACGCGGCCGCACCGTCTTCGCCGAGTGCCTCTCCGTCTTCGATCACCTACACGAGCTAGAGCGCGAATCCATCGAACTCACCACCACACTCTCCGAGGCCGACCCCAAATCCAAGCAGTACCTCGCAGCAGCCGAGCGCTACTCCGACATCGCCGACCAGCTGCACGTCCACGACATCTATAACCTCGACTCGCAAGTAGGCGCAGTCCTCGGCGGCCTGGGCTTCTCCAAAGAAGACTGGGACCGCAACACCGAAGAGTTCTCCGGCGGCTGGCAGATGCGCATCGCGCTAGCCAAGCTTCTCCTGCAAAAGCCCTCACTCCTCCTCCTCGACGAGCCCACCAACCACCTCGACATCGAATCCCGCAACTGGCTCGAAACCTATCTCCACGATTATCCCAACGCCTACATCCTCATCTCGCACGACCGCTACTTCCTCGACGTCACCGTCAACAAAACCGTCGAACTCTGGAACAAGCGCATGCACACCTATCACGGCAACTACGAGAAGTACGTCGTGCAAAAAGATGAGCGCCGCACCCAACTGATGAACGCCTACAAAAACCAGCGCGACCGCATCGACGCCCTCGAAGCCTTCATCAACCGCTTCCGCTACCAGGCCACCAAAGCCAAACAGGTCCAGTCCCGCATCAAAGAACTCGAAAAGATCGAGCGTATCGAGGTCCCCGAAGACGAGTCCACCATCCACTTCTCCATCCCGCAGCCACCGGCCAGCGGACGCACTGTCCTCGAAGTCACCAACCTCAAAAAGATCTACCCCACGCCAACCGGCGGCGAAAAACTCATCCTCGACGACCTAAGCTTCACCATCGAGCGCGGCGACCGCATCGCCCTCGTAGGCGCGAACGGAGCAGGCAAGTCCACACTCATCCGCCTCCTCAGCCGTCAGGAAGAGCCCACCGCAGGCACCATCCGCGAAGGCCACAACGTCCTCTCAGACTTCTTCGCGCAGGACCAGTACAAAATCCTCGACCCCGCCGCCGGCATGCTCGACGACATCAGCGGCGCCGCCCCCAAGGTCCCCGTCGTCGAACTCCGCTCCCTCCTCGGCTGCTTCATGTTCTCCGGCGACGATGTCTTCAAAAAACTAGGCGTACTCTCCGGCGGCGAACGCAACCGTTACGCGATGGCCAAGATGCTCGTCTCGCCCTCCAACTTCCTACTCTTGGACGAGCCCACCAACCACCTCGACCTCCGCGCCAAAGACGTCCTCCTCGACGCCATCCGCAACTTCACCGGCACCGTCCTCTTCGTCTCGCACGATCGCTACTTCATCGACGGCCTCGCCACCCGCGTCTTCGAAGTAGAAGACCGCCGCCTCCACATCTACCCCGGCAACTACGAGGACTACCTCTGGCGCAAACAGGGCGGCCCTGAAAAAGTAACCGAACAGATCACAAATTCCTTGACCTCAGCCCCAATCGCGCCAGCGCCCATCGTCGCAGCACCCGCACCACCACCAGACGCGCCAGCCAACGCAATCAAACGCCTCAATCCCATCAAACTCAAACAACTCGAAGACCGTCTCCGCTTCGCCGAAGAAGAGATCCCCCACCTGGAATCCCTCATCGCCGAAGCAGAGGCCCGCTTAGGCAACTTCACCTCAGCCGAGCAGTCCCAAAAAGACGCCGCCGAACTCGACGAACTCCGCGCGAAGCGCACAACCCTCCTTGCCGAATGGGAGGAACTTTCCCTAACCCTCGAGGAGCAGCAAACTGCCTAA